CCAGCAGCTTTTCCACCAGGCGGGGGTGGTGATGGTCGTAGACTATCAAAATGGACCCCACCATCTCCTTACCCCTTTCGGCCTCTCCCTCGGCCAAGACGTTCCTGACAATGTCCCGGAAGGCCTCGGAGCGGTTGGTGTAGCCCTTCTTTTCGATCATCCGATCGAACTTCTCCATCAGGGAAAGCTCTATGGATACCCCGACCCTGGTCAACTGTTCTTTGTTCTGGCTCATTTATTCTGGTATTTGATTTCTGTTTTTGTTTTCTGCTTTTTGGTATCTGTCCCTCTCGCTGAAGATGCAGCCGCAGTACTTCTGGCGGTACAGGTTTTCCTCCATCGAAATTTTGCGCCCCTCCTCCCAGCCGGTCCGGAAATCGCGGTAGAAGAAATCCACTCCGTACTTTTTGCCGATCTCCGTTCCCAGATCCCGGATCAGGTCGTGTTTCTGGTATATGCTGTAGAGCAGGGTGCTGGAGAAGGCCTGAAACCCTAAAGCCCGGGCCTGACGGGCGGTCTCATCCAGCCGAAGCCGGTAGCAGCTCTGGCAGCGCTCCCGGGACAAAAGCTCCAGCGTCTGCTCTAGGGGATAGTCGTCACGGAATACCGCCGGCATTTTGTGTTCCCGGGCGAAATCCCTGACCGACTGGAGCCGGGCCTGGTATTCCTTATAGGGATGGATGTTGGGGTTATACCAGAAGCCAGTAAAATCGACATTTTCAGCCGACAGCACCTGGTAAGGGTGGCACAGGCAGGGGGCGCAGCAGATATGCAGCAGCAGTCGGGACATAACGATTGAACAGGGTTGGGGGCTTTGTTGCTGTCAGGACAATTTAAATTTATCCCTCGTTTTCGATATTCCGTGTTTCCGCGGTAAAGGTATCGTCTAAAAAAGTTCCGTGATTGGGCTATTGCTTCAGCAGGCCGTATTTTTTCAGTTCTGCCTTCACCGCTTTCCGGGTTTCATCGGATACGTCCACCAGAGGCATCCGCATCTCGGCGTGGCACAGACCCAGCAGGTTCAAGGCGGCCTTGATCGGACCGGGACTGGTCTCGGCAAACAGGGATTTGGTCAGGGGAAACTGTTTCAGGTGTATCTGGCGGGCCTCGTCGATCTTGCCGTTCAAAAAATAACCGACCATTTTGGAAACGTCCTTGGGAGCCACGTTGGCCAGCACCGAGACCACGCCCTTGGCCCCTACCGCCAGCATGGGCAGGGTCAGCAGGTCGTCGCCGGAGAAGACCGCGATCCGGTCTCCGCACAGGGCCATGATCTGGCTGGCGTTGTCTAAGTTGCCAGAGGCTTCCTTGACCGCCACTATGTTCTTGAGCTCAGCCAGCCGGGCAATGGTGGGGGGCTCCAGGCTGACCCCGGTGCGGGATGGCACGTTGTAAAGCATGATGGGAAGTTTGGTGGCCGAGGCTACCGACTTGAAGTGCTGGTACAGCCCCTCCTGGCTGGGCTTGTTATAATATGGAGTGACCACCAGGGCTCCGTCCACTCCAAGTTTCTCGGCCTCCTGAGTGCGGGTGATGGTCCGCAGGGTGTCGTTGCTGCCGGTGTAGGCCAGCACCTTGAACTTCCCCTTGCCTTTTTTCATGGTCATGGTCATGATCCTGAGATATTCATCCGGCAGGATGGTCGGGCCCTCCCCGGTGGTGGCACAGGGAACCACTCCCTGGGTGCCGGCTGCGATCTGATAATCCAAAAGCCGTTCCAAAGCCTGCTCATCCAGAGCCCCGTTGCGGAACGGCGTTACCAAAGCTACAAAGGATCCCTTCCAGTCAATCATAGCGGTATCCCCTTTTTTGTGATTGATATATATGTTTCTGTTAAACCATAATCATCAAACTCTAAACAAATAACAATGTCCCAAATATCTAAACCACAACACTGTTAGTATTAAAGTTTGTCCGGAGATCACCTCTATCACTCCGGGAGCAAATTCTGCTCCTTGGCTTCAACTGGTTTGGGTTTCTTTTTGTCCTTTTTGGTGCCGGCCGGAACGTAATAGCGGGTACCGGGATGCGGCTGGCAGATCTTCTGCACCAGGTCATCAAAATCCTCGGGATGGTTGACCAAATCTATCTGGTTGACGTTGACCACCAGCAGCGGGGTCTCGGTATAATTGAAGAAGAAATGATTGTAGGCCTCGGACAGTTCGGCCAGGTAATCCCGGGACAGGTTATGCTCAAAGGGACGCCCTCGTTCCTTGATCCGCTTAGATAATAGATCTATCTCGGCCTGGAGGTAGACCACCAGATCGGGCTTGACGATCCCCGGTTCTAAAAGTTTCCACAGGTTCTCGTACAGGGCGATCTCATTCTGATCCAGATTGAGATAGGCGAACACTTTATCCTTGGCAAACAGGTAATCGGATACCATCTGCTGTCCGAACAGGTCCTGCTGCAGGATCCCCTGCTGCTGCTTGTAGCGGGAGAGCAGGAAGAATATCTGGGTCTGGAAGGCGTAGGCCCGGCGGTCGGAATAGAACTTGGAAAGGAAGGGGTTGGCCTCCACCTCTTCGTTCACCCGCTTGGCGTGAAACCGCTCGGCCAGCATCTTGGCCAGCGTGGTCTTGCCCACGCCGATCACGCCTTCTATGGCCACGTATCTGGGAATTCTTGAATCCATCATGATACAAATTATTAGGGCTTTATGGTTTTAAGGAATGGCCGCATAATGCACATAAATCACAAATACAAACACGTTTAACGTTATTACGTAGTAATGTTATAACGGTATATGTGCCTTTTGTGGCAAAAGGTAAACCGATTTAAAAATTGGCCGTCTCCATCTTTTTGACATCCCCCTTGGTCCGGGGGACCTTTTTGAGCAGAACCTTCACCTTCTGCCGGCTGGCGGGATCCTCGAAGTCGGGGATCAGGTCGCAGAGGGGCACCAGCACGAACCCCCGCAGGGAAAGCTCCGGGTGAGGCACCTTCAGGTCCGGGGTGTTTATCACCTGGCTGCCGAAATAAAGGATGTCCAGGTCTATCACCCGCGGCTCCCACTTCACTTGGCGCACCCGGCCCATATGGTGTTCGATCCGCTGCAGGGATTTCAGCAGCACCGCCGGTGCCAGGCTGGTCTCCAGCTCCACCACCGCGTTCAGGAATTTCGGCTGGTCGGGGTTGCCGAAGGGCTCGGTCTCGTAGACCGCAGACATCCTCAGCACGGAGGATCCCGGCATCTGGCCCATGGCGGCCAGGGCAAAGCGGATGTTGCCCAGCCGGTTTCCCAGGTTGGAACCGAGCCCGATGTAGGTTTTGGCCTTTTTATTTTCGGAGGTCTGTTTCATCTATGGCTTTAGCAGCTCTGTCTTCAGTTTGGCTTCCTTCAATATGTCCTGCGACATCTGGTCGGGATACCCCTGGGAATAGACGATCCTTTTGATCCCGGCATTGATGATCATCTTGGAGCAGAGCACGCAGGGGAAATGGGTGATGTAGATCGAGGCTCCCTGCAGCGGCACCCCGAAGGTGGCCGCCTGGATGATGGCGTTCTGCTCGGCATGAATGGCCCGGCAAAGTTCGTGTTTCTCCCCGGACTTGACCCCCAGCTTCTGGCGCAGGCATCCCAGCTCGGCGCAGTGTTTCAGGCCCACCGGCGCCCCGTTGTAGCCGGTGGACAAAAGCCTCTTGTCCTTGACGATCACCGCCCCCACCTGACGGCGGAGACAGGTGGTCCGGCTGGACACCAGCAAGGCTATCTCCATGAAATAGCGATCCCAGCTGGGACGCAGATGTTCCGTCCCGGCCGGTTGTGTTTTCTTCGGGGCTTTGCTCATCCTTTGTCGGCCAGGGTCAGCCCCGGCTCAAACGAAAGCTCGGCATCCTTGGCTGAAAGGCTCTGGGCCAGGATGCTCATCTGATGGATGGCCAGCACTTCCTCTATCCGCTGCCTGGTGATCAGTCCCATTTCCACCAGGATGTCGCCGATTCGTCCGCCTTTGGCCTTCTGGGTGGCGATGGCCCTGTCCAAATCTTCGGTGCTGAGGTGGCCGCCGGCGGTCAGTATCTCGCCCAGCAGTTTTTTGCGCTCGGCCGAGGAAAAGCCCCCGATGGACCCGTTCTTGAACTCCACATATTCGGTGTATTCCGGGTTCTCGATGGTCAGCACCCCGGACCAGCGCTCCTTGAGGGCCTTGGTGACCACCTCGCCGAACTGGACCCGGCCCAGGTTGATTTTTTCAGCCATTTTGATCTACCCTTTCAAACGGTTGGGGTATAGCGGAAATTCCCGGCACAGTTCCCTGATCTCGCCGGTGACTCCCTGAATTATTTTTTCATCGCTGAGATTGGCCAACACCTTGTCTATCATCCCGGCCACCAGTTTCATCTCGTTCTGCTTCATGCCCCGGGTGGTCAAAGCGGCGGTTCCCATCCGGAAGCCTGAGGTCACGAAGGGGCTGCGGGCGTCGAACGGCACCATGTTCTTGTTGACCGGGATCCCGGCGGCGTGCAGGGCGTTCTCGGCCTCCTTGCCGGTGATGTTCTTATTGGTCAGGTCTATCAGCATCACGTGGTTGTCGGTGCCGCCGGAGACTATCTGGTAGCCGCGTTCCACCATGCTCTGGGCCAGGGCCCGGGCGTTGTCTATCACCTGTTGGGCGTAGATCTTGAACGACGGGTCCAAAGCCTCCTTGAAGGCCACCGCCTTGGCGGCGATGACATGCATCAAGGGGCCGCCCTGGATGCCGGGCATCACCGTGCTGTCCATCACCTCGGACATCAGCTTCAGCCTTTCGCCTGCCTTGACCTTGATCTTGTGGCCGAAGGGGTTCTCGGAATCTTTTCCTATCAGCACCATCCCGCCCCGGGGCCCGCGCAGGGTCTTGTGGGTGGTGGTGGTCACCACATGGCAATGGGGAATGGGCGAGGGGTGCAGCCCGGCGGCGATCAGCCCGGCCGGATGGGCCACGTCGGCGAACAGGAAGGCCCCCACCTCGTCGGCGATCTCCCGGAACTTGGCGAACTCGTAGTGCCGGCTGTAGGCCGAGGCCCCCACGATGATCATTTTGGGCTTGTGCTCCCGGGCCTTTCTGGCCACGTCGTCCATGTCGATGTAACCGGTCTCGCGTTTGACCCCGTAGGAGACTATCTTGTACATCTTGCCGGAGAAGGACACCGGTGAGCCGTGGGTCAGGTGGCCGCCGTGGGCCAGGTCCATGCCCAGCACCGTGTCGCCCGGCTGGCAGTAGGTAAAGTAGACCGCCTGGTTGGCGGTGGAGCCGGAATGGGGCTGGACGTTGGCGTATTCGCAGCCGAACAGCTGCTTGGCCCGGTCCCGGGCTATGTTCTCGGCCACGTCCACGAACTCGCAGCCGCCGTAGTAGCGCTTGCCGGGATAGCCCTCGGCGTATTTGTTGGTCATCACGGAACCCTGGGCCTCCAGCACCGCCTCGGAGACAAAGTTCTCGGAGGCGATCAGTTCCAGGCCGTATTCCTGGCGTTTGGTCTCGTCAATTATCGACTGGTAGATCTCGGGATCTTTGTTTTGTAAAATGGACATTTTGTTTTTACCTTACCCTGTGTTGTTTAGATATTTTTGGGTTTTATTTTCTTTCCGTTGCTCTTGCTCTTGGGCTTGGCCTTGACCGTATCCGTAACCGTGGTGTCCGCTTTTATCGCCGCAGCCAGGCTTTCGGGCCTGGTCTTGCCCAGTAATA
The sequence above is drawn from the candidate division TA06 bacterium genome and encodes:
- a CDS encoding cytidine/deoxycytidylate deaminase family protein → MRPSWDRYFMEIALLVSSRTTCLRRQVGAVIVKDKRLLSTGYNGAPVGLKHCAELGCLRQKLGVKSGEKHELCRAIHAEQNAIIQAATFGVPLQGASIYITHFPCVLCSKMIINAGIKRIVYSQGYPDQMSQDILKEAKLKTELLKP
- the folK gene encoding 2-amino-4-hydroxy-6-hydroxymethyldihydropteridine diphosphokinase, yielding MKQTSENKKAKTYIGLGSNLGNRLGNIRFALAAMGQMPGSSVLRMSAVYETEPFGNPDQPKFLNAVVELETSLAPAVLLKSLQRIEHHMGRVRQVKWEPRVIDLDILYFGSQVINTPDLKVPHPELSLRGFVLVPLCDLIPDFEDPASRQKVKVLLKKVPRTKGDVKKMETANF
- a CDS encoding 4-hydroxy-tetrahydrodipicolinate synthase; translated protein: MIDWKGSFVALVTPFRNGALDEQALERLLDYQIAAGTQGVVPCATTGEGPTILPDEYLRIMTMTMKKGKGKFKVLAYTGSNDTLRTITRTQEAEKLGVDGALVVTPYYNKPSQEGLYQHFKSVASATKLPIMLYNVPSRTGVSLEPPTIARLAELKNIVAVKEASGNLDNASQIMALCGDRIAVFSGDDLLTLPMLAVGAKGVVSVLANVAPKDVSKMVGYFLNGKIDEARQIHLKQFPLTKSLFAETSPGPIKAALNLLGLCHAEMRMPLVDVSDETRKAVKAELKKYGLLKQ
- the nikR gene encoding nickel-responsive transcriptional regulator NikR, which codes for MSQNKEQLTRVGVSIELSLMEKFDRMIEKKGYTNRSEAFRDIVRNVLAEGEAERGKEMVGSILIVYDHHHPRLVEKLLALQHDSDAKIIASQHVHLDHHHCMETIIVKGPTDKLEALQGKIGALKGVGQCLLSKTSCRVLH
- a CDS encoding serine hydroxymethyltransferase is translated as MSILQNKDPEIYQSIIDETKRQEYGLELIASENFVSEAVLEAQGSVMTNKYAEGYPGKRYYGGCEFVDVAENIARDRAKQLFGCEYANVQPHSGSTANQAVYFTYCQPGDTVLGMDLAHGGHLTHGSPVSFSGKMYKIVSYGVKRETGYIDMDDVARKAREHKPKMIIVGASAYSRHYEFAKFREIADEVGAFLFADVAHPAGLIAAGLHPSPIPHCHVVTTTTHKTLRGPRGGMVLIGKDSENPFGHKIKVKAGERLKLMSEVMDSTVMPGIQGGPLMHVIAAKAVAFKEALDPSFKIYAQQVIDNARALAQSMVERGYQIVSGGTDNHVMLIDLTNKNITGKEAENALHAAGIPVNKNMVPFDARSPFVTSGFRMGTAALTTRGMKQNEMKLVAGMIDKVLANLSDEKIIQGVTGEIRELCREFPLYPNRLKG
- a CDS encoding deoxynucleoside kinase, yielding MDSRIPRYVAIEGVIGVGKTTLAKMLAERFHAKRVNEEVEANPFLSKFYSDRRAYAFQTQIFFLLSRYKQQQGILQQDLFGQQMVSDYLFAKDKVFAYLNLDQNEIALYENLWKLLEPGIVKPDLVVYLQAEIDLLSKRIKERGRPFEHNLSRDYLAELSEAYNHFFFNYTETPLLVVNVNQIDLVNHPEDFDDLVQKICQPHPGTRYYVPAGTKKDKKKPKPVEAKEQNLLPE
- a CDS encoding epoxyqueuosine reductase QueH, which gives rise to MSRLLLHICCAPCLCHPYQVLSAENVDFTGFWYNPNIHPYKEYQARLQSVRDFAREHKMPAVFRDDYPLEQTLELLSRERCQSCYRLRLDETARQARALGFQAFSSTLLYSIYQKHDLIRDLGTEIGKKYGVDFFYRDFRTGWEEGRKISMEENLYRQKYCGCIFSERDRYQKAENKNRNQIPE